In a single window of the Desulfovibrio mangrovi genome:
- a CDS encoding glycosyltransferase family 4 protein yields the protein MRKPVLFRVTNNLNIGGVQRRMRSVLPLLTQDFDVHVVTYKDKGVFWEELPELGVKTHFVKLKGKWDIGGIRRMSTLFREHNADIVHTHSLGGNISGILAAAMAGVPVRIGQVHSRGLHWYAKRPLHRWKQKVEESIIHRLFTDKVVHVSQESLDFYAEQTGLPLDKLAVLHNGVDFNAMLPDTDPRALKQSLGIAPDKICIGFLGRLERGKGVEFCMQFARTLLSQSDRFAFVIVGGAPKDKLDALRQEAAGYGDGKSVCFTGERKDVANFYNMFDLFIFLSQAQWEGMPGVVLEACSFGLPVLARETRPVREISGYYPRITFMQDDADPLTVTEQALRMPPVDQQAFRNRFSVEAMAQRTKELYLSLLKQ from the coding sequence ATGCGTAAGCCTGTCCTTTTCCGAGTGACAAACAACCTGAACATTGGCGGTGTGCAACGCCGCATGCGTTCAGTTCTGCCGCTTCTGACCCAGGATTTCGACGTGCATGTGGTTACCTACAAGGACAAAGGCGTATTCTGGGAAGAACTGCCGGAACTTGGGGTAAAGACACATTTCGTAAAGCTCAAGGGCAAGTGGGATATTGGCGGCATACGCCGCATGAGCACGCTGTTCAGAGAGCATAATGCGGATATTGTGCATACCCATTCGCTGGGCGGCAACATTTCCGGCATTCTCGCGGCCGCCATGGCCGGAGTTCCCGTCCGTATTGGCCAGGTGCACAGCCGTGGCCTGCACTGGTATGCCAAAAGGCCGCTCCACCGCTGGAAGCAAAAGGTGGAAGAAAGCATCATCCACCGCCTCTTCACGGACAAGGTTGTGCACGTTTCACAGGAGTCGCTGGATTTTTACGCAGAACAGACAGGACTGCCTCTGGACAAACTGGCTGTGCTGCACAACGGCGTGGACTTCAACGCCATGCTGCCCGACACCGACCCGCGTGCCCTCAAGCAATCCCTGGGAATTGCGCCGGATAAAATCTGCATAGGTTTCCTCGGCAGACTGGAAAGAGGCAAGGGCGTGGAATTCTGTATGCAGTTCGCACGCACCCTTCTTTCGCAATCCGACCGTTTTGCCTTTGTTATCGTCGGCGGAGCCCCCAAAGACAAACTGGATGCCCTGCGGCAGGAAGCAGCAGGCTACGGAGACGGCAAAAGCGTCTGCTTCACCGGAGAGCGCAAGGACGTAGCGAACTTTTACAACATGTTCGACCTGTTCATCTTCCTTTCGCAAGCCCAATGGGAAGGTATGCCCGGCGTGGTGCTGGAAGCCTGCTCCTTCGGCCTGCCGGTGCTTGCGCGGGAGACCAGACCCGTTCGTGAAATTTCCGGCTACTATCCCCGTATTACCTTCATGCAAGACGATGCCGACCCGCTTACTGTGACGGAACAGGCATTGCGGATGCCCCCTGTCGATCAGCAGGCCTTCCGCAACCGGTTCAGTGTTGAGGCCATGGCCCAACGCACCAAGGAACTGTATCTCTCACTGCTGAAGCAATAA
- a CDS encoding argininosuccinate synthase, protein MSKDIKKVVLAYSGGLDTSVILKWIALTYNCEVVTLTADLGQEEDLDGVDEKALATGASRAYVEDLREEFARDFIFPMMRANVVYEGRYLLGTSIARPLIAKRLVEIAHAEGAQAIAHGATGKGNDQVRFELASMALDPKLKMIAPWREWNFRSRTDLTNFAQQHGIPLPVAASRKLYSMDRNMLHCSFEGGELEDPWSEPLEGSYIMSVPIEQAPDAPEYIELEYLQGDPVALNGEKLSPAEMMKALNTLGGKHGIGRLDMVENRFVGIKSRGVYETPGGTIMHIAHRDLEGICLDRESMHLRDSLITRYSECVYNGFWFAPEREALQKLIDETQKNVTGTVRLKLYKGNVVPVGRKSPFSLYRADLATFEEDEVYNQADAAGFIRLQGLRLLGYKK, encoded by the coding sequence ATGAGCAAGGATATCAAAAAGGTCGTGCTCGCCTATTCCGGCGGGCTTGATACGTCTGTGATCCTCAAGTGGATCGCCCTTACCTATAACTGCGAAGTGGTTACCCTTACCGCCGACCTCGGTCAGGAAGAGGATCTTGACGGTGTGGATGAAAAGGCTCTTGCCACCGGGGCTTCCCGCGCCTACGTGGAAGACCTGCGTGAAGAGTTCGCCCGCGATTTCATCTTCCCCATGATGCGCGCCAACGTCGTGTACGAAGGCCGTTATCTGCTGGGTACCTCCATTGCCCGTCCGCTCATTGCAAAGCGCCTTGTTGAGATTGCCCATGCCGAAGGTGCACAGGCCATTGCCCATGGCGCCACCGGCAAGGGGAACGATCAGGTGCGTTTCGAGCTGGCCTCCATGGCTCTTGATCCCAAGCTGAAGATGATTGCTCCGTGGCGTGAATGGAATTTCCGTTCCCGTACCGACCTGACCAACTTCGCCCAGCAGCATGGCATTCCGCTGCCCGTTGCCGCTTCCCGCAAGCTCTACAGCATGGACCGCAACATGCTGCACTGCTCCTTTGAGGGAGGCGAACTGGAAGATCCGTGGAGTGAACCGCTGGAAGGCTCTTACATCATGTCTGTTCCGATCGAGCAGGCTCCTGATGCGCCCGAATACATCGAGCTTGAATACCTGCAGGGCGATCCGGTTGCCCTGAATGGAGAAAAGCTCAGCCCCGCCGAGATGATGAAGGCGCTGAACACGCTGGGCGGCAAGCACGGCATCGGCCGTCTGGACATGGTGGAAAACCGTTTCGTGGGCATCAAGTCCCGTGGCGTGTATGAAACCCCCGGCGGCACCATCATGCATATTGCCCATCGCGATCTCGAAGGCATCTGCCTTGACCGCGAATCCATGCATCTTCGCGATTCCCTGATTACCCGTTACTCCGAGTGCGTGTACAACGGATTCTGGTTCGCTCCCGAGCGTGAAGCCCTGCAGAAGCTCATTGACGAGACCCAGAAGAACGTTACCGGGACCGTGCGTCTGAAGCTCTACAAGGGCAATGTGGTCCCCGTGGGTCGCAAGTCTCCCTTCTCCCTGTACCGTGCAGACCTCGCTACCTTTGAAGAGGACGAGGTGTACAACCAGGCAGACGCCGCAGGCTTCATCCGTCTGCAGGGCCTGCGCCTGCTCGGCTACAAGAAGTAG
- a CDS encoding glycosyltransferase family 2 protein produces MTQTEYDVSILIPSYKPDWFAQCLDSCLAQSVSVREIIVSDDCPTDEIKRITDSRLSDPRVRYIRNSPSLGLAANYLQLAREAKGRWLKFFDDDDIMHPDCIARLMHHADDSVSLVIGGCRMIKEDGRIEEKREPLHPATNGLDYFLKTYPRVPITLFSRMLVRNDVMQELLADNIPPRMISLDELVGLRACLVGDVAWEPDMVCDHRDFSGGYSRNVEPDVLIDDLAYVTNPYESAVRKQLAAPRALRGWRTVMVRKYARGVITKFIWQKDHSGLFTFLTKLRERFGMVLATRCAASPRLIIKFIKSCFK; encoded by the coding sequence ATGACGCAGACTGAATATGATGTTTCCATTCTGATTCCGAGCTACAAGCCGGACTGGTTCGCCCAATGTCTGGATAGCTGTTTGGCGCAATCCGTATCAGTCCGTGAAATAATCGTCTCCGACGACTGCCCAACGGACGAAATCAAACGCATTACAGACTCCCGTCTGAGCGATCCCCGCGTGCGATATATCAGAAACTCGCCATCACTGGGGCTTGCCGCAAACTACCTGCAGTTGGCGCGGGAAGCCAAGGGACGCTGGCTCAAGTTCTTTGATGACGATGACATCATGCATCCCGACTGCATTGCCCGCCTGATGCACCATGCCGATGATTCTGTCAGCCTTGTCATAGGCGGCTGCCGCATGATCAAGGAAGATGGTCGAATTGAAGAAAAAAGGGAGCCACTGCACCCGGCTACAAATGGGCTGGATTACTTTTTGAAGACATACCCGCGTGTGCCCATCACGTTGTTCTCCCGCATGCTCGTTCGAAACGATGTCATGCAGGAGCTGCTGGCAGACAATATTCCGCCACGCATGATCAGCCTTGACGAACTTGTGGGACTACGCGCATGTCTTGTCGGTGATGTTGCATGGGAACCGGACATGGTCTGTGACCATCGGGATTTTTCCGGCGGCTATTCCCGCAACGTCGAACCGGACGTATTGATCGACGACCTTGCCTATGTGACCAATCCTTATGAAAGTGCGGTCCGCAAACAGCTCGCCGCTCCGAGAGCCCTGCGAGGCTGGCGAACCGTCATGGTGCGCAAATACGCCCGCGGTGTGATCACCAAATTTATCTGGCAGAAAGATCATTCAGGATTGTTCACCTTTCTCACAAAACTTCGCGAACGTTTCGGAATGGTGCTGGCCACACGGTGCGCAGCCTCCCCCCGCCTTATCATCAAATTCATCAAGAGCTGCTTCAAATAG
- the argH gene encoding argininosuccinate lyase, producing the protein MAEKKMWGGRFRQKTAALVEEYTQSVSYDRLMYRQDIAGSKAHARMLARQGVISQDDADKIVSGLTQIQEEIESGAFVWRREMEDVHMNIESRLSELVGDAGKRLHTGRSRNDQVALDFRLYVSDAIREWQELVRSVIAELVRQAEQHVDTLLPGCTHMQPAQPVSLGHHLLAYAWMLRRDYDRIADCDKRTRVCPLGAAALAGTTYPLDPASVAEELGMFGTFRNSMDAVSDRDFALEAMFCGSLIMAHLSRFCEELIIWANPNFGYIYLPDAYATGSSIMPQKKNPDVAEIMRGKVGRVYGALTTLLTTVKGLPMTYNRDLQEDKEPFMDADKTVSNSLALMAGMLSELRFNTQRMANVMRSGFLNATELADYLVGKGVPFREAHHITGAAVALAEDRNKALEDLTVEEFQTVSELITEDVYTVLAYEAAVARRKTQGGTGPDSVKAQLAELTDWLA; encoded by the coding sequence ATGGCAGAAAAGAAGATGTGGGGCGGACGCTTCCGCCAGAAGACAGCGGCCCTTGTGGAAGAGTACACCCAGTCCGTCTCTTACGACAGACTGATGTACCGTCAGGATATCGCAGGCTCCAAGGCTCATGCCCGCATGCTGGCACGTCAGGGCGTCATCTCGCAGGACGATGCGGACAAGATCGTTTCCGGTCTCACGCAGATTCAGGAAGAGATTGAATCCGGCGCGTTCGTCTGGCGCAGAGAGATGGAAGACGTGCACATGAACATCGAAAGCCGCCTTTCCGAACTGGTGGGCGATGCGGGCAAGCGCCTGCACACCGGTCGTTCCCGTAACGATCAGGTGGCGCTGGATTTTCGTCTGTACGTGTCCGATGCCATCCGTGAGTGGCAGGAACTGGTGCGTTCCGTGATCGCCGAGCTGGTCAGGCAGGCAGAGCAGCATGTGGACACGCTGCTGCCCGGATGCACTCACATGCAGCCCGCACAGCCCGTGTCGCTGGGCCATCATCTGCTGGCCTATGCATGGATGCTGCGCCGGGATTATGACCGCATTGCCGATTGCGACAAGCGTACGCGCGTTTGTCCGCTTGGCGCTGCCGCGCTCGCAGGTACCACCTATCCGCTTGATCCGGCATCCGTGGCGGAGGAGCTGGGCATGTTCGGCACGTTCCGTAACTCCATGGACGCTGTTTCCGATCGCGACTTCGCGCTTGAAGCCATGTTCTGCGGTTCGCTCATCATGGCGCACCTGTCCCGTTTCTGCGAAGAGCTCATCATCTGGGCCAACCCCAACTTCGGTTATATTTATCTGCCGGATGCCTACGCAACCGGCTCCAGCATCATGCCGCAGAAGAAGAATCCCGATGTGGCGGAAATCATGCGTGGCAAGGTCGGCCGCGTGTACGGCGCTCTGACAACTCTGCTCACCACGGTGAAGGGGCTGCCCATGACCTACAACCGTGACCTGCAGGAAGACAAGGAACCCTTCATGGATGCGGATAAGACCGTTTCCAACTCCCTTGCACTCATGGCGGGCATGCTTTCTGAATTGCGCTTCAACACGCAGCGCATGGCCAATGTGATGCGTTCCGGCTTCCTGAATGCCACAGAGCTTGCAGACTATCTGGTGGGCAAGGGTGTTCCCTTCCGTGAGGCGCACCACATTACCGGTGCGGCGGTTGCCTTGGCAGAAGACAGAAACAAGGCGCTGGAAGACCTGACCGTTGAGGAATTCCAGACTGTTTCAGAGCTTATCACCGAAGACGTGTACACAGTGCTGGCCTATGAGGCTGCCGTGGCGCGCCGCAAGACACAGGGCGGTACAGGGCCTGACTCCGTGAAGGCCCAGCTGGCCGAACTGACCGACTGGCTTGCATAA
- a CDS encoding GNA1162 family protein, translating into MHLIRTFRADLVLLAFLSALLLGGCAVGGRRSSALVMTSDAFNMFNGEYEVLPAMKSHTPRSVAVLPFTGNATQWKSVPEDYSPTDLVRRGMYNHVASLPFSDQEMHETDRLLANAGLNAESAYSLLASDSKKLRSVLGVDAVLTGQVTAFDRFFMGIVSQVAVGCEVQLTDLASGKLLWRAKHISREIGGGVAISPVGLAISTIASAWNIRDEQYDRKTDDLFREIVQSLEISLPESLQRRIPPSPRLDFFTVATQGDYFRTGNEIRFRLAGDPDCEAYVDLPGYKTGIALLPLPDELKSSGFKPALESIKTRMSAAGNPLTPEQEQEILRTLQSRAVYEGTITVAPDDLALNILPRGYIITPAGGIASAFAGTRLISIDAKPPMAPLGLRATPLNGAAELGWKASPTPDVRQYDVYMAAGDTVEYSRIHTSGDLSMTVSGLANFTPVRFYVVAVDAAGNASVPTQTQRVVPVPDKALAKARLADQQLGGIIKEPVRLTADRSPYTVQRPITVVDGGLLFMEPGVTLRFSPATGIAFEGGALRAHGSKTHPVRFIPASDTAASGSWSGLTIRNNATIHLQYVEIDLPMTGLTISDSTAELRYTSIRNAAQAGIYVRENARVTVSCSHIADCKGMGGIVTEGKGAALSIHGSIIEKNSPFNMQNFSPLTPDASGNYWPTGINVLGDILTEPPLSETPQSEAPQSEAPQCE; encoded by the coding sequence ATGCATCTGATACGGACCTTCCGCGCCGACCTTGTCCTGCTTGCTTTCCTCTCGGCCTTGCTGCTCGGCGGCTGTGCGGTGGGAGGAAGACGGAGCAGCGCTCTGGTCATGACCTCCGATGCGTTCAACATGTTCAACGGGGAATACGAAGTGCTCCCCGCCATGAAAAGCCATACCCCCCGTTCGGTCGCCGTGCTGCCCTTCACCGGCAATGCCACGCAGTGGAAATCCGTCCCTGAAGACTACTCCCCCACCGATCTTGTCCGGCGTGGCATGTACAACCATGTCGCCTCGTTGCCCTTCAGCGATCAGGAGATGCATGAGACGGACCGCCTGCTTGCCAATGCCGGCCTGAACGCGGAAAGCGCGTACAGCCTGCTGGCAAGCGACTCCAAAAAGCTTCGTTCCGTACTGGGAGTGGATGCCGTGCTCACCGGACAGGTGACCGCATTTGACCGTTTTTTCATGGGTATCGTCTCGCAGGTTGCTGTAGGCTGCGAAGTTCAGCTTACGGACCTTGCATCCGGCAAGCTCCTGTGGCGGGCCAAACATATCTCCCGGGAGATTGGCGGCGGCGTTGCCATAAGCCCCGTAGGTCTCGCAATCAGCACCATTGCCTCGGCGTGGAACATCCGTGATGAGCAATACGACCGCAAGACAGACGATCTGTTCCGTGAAATCGTTCAATCGCTGGAAATAAGCCTGCCGGAATCCCTGCAGCGCCGAATTCCACCGTCGCCCCGTCTGGATTTCTTCACAGTCGCCACGCAAGGGGACTACTTCCGCACTGGCAACGAGATACGTTTCCGCCTTGCCGGTGACCCGGACTGCGAAGCCTATGTGGACCTGCCCGGATACAAGACGGGAATCGCATTGCTACCCCTGCCTGACGAACTCAAGTCCAGCGGCTTCAAACCCGCCCTTGAGTCCATAAAGACACGCATGAGCGCTGCGGGCAACCCGCTTACCCCGGAACAGGAACAGGAAATCCTCAGGACGCTGCAAAGCCGTGCCGTATACGAGGGAACCATCACCGTGGCTCCGGATGATCTGGCACTGAACATTCTTCCCCGCGGATACATCATCACCCCCGCAGGCGGCATTGCCAGTGCCTTTGCAGGCACCCGCCTGATCAGCATCGACGCAAAGCCCCCCATGGCTCCGCTCGGCCTGCGCGCAACCCCGCTCAACGGGGCTGCGGAACTTGGCTGGAAAGCAAGCCCTACACCGGACGTTCGACAGTATGACGTCTACATGGCAGCAGGCGACACTGTGGAGTATTCCCGCATCCACACTTCGGGCGACCTGTCCATGACTGTCAGCGGGCTTGCCAACTTCACTCCCGTGCGGTTCTACGTTGTGGCCGTTGATGCGGCAGGCAACGCAAGCGTCCCCACCCAGACACAGCGCGTCGTCCCCGTACCGGACAAGGCTCTCGCCAAGGCTCGTCTTGCCGACCAGCAACTGGGGGGCATCATCAAGGAACCCGTCCGCCTCACAGCAGACCGATCCCCGTATACCGTACAGCGCCCCATTACCGTTGTTGACGGCGGCCTGCTGTTCATGGAACCGGGGGTCACTCTCCGGTTCTCCCCCGCCACGGGGATAGCGTTTGAGGGCGGCGCGTTGCGAGCCCATGGCAGTAAAACCCACCCGGTTCGCTTTATTCCGGCATCCGATACAGCCGCCTCAGGGAGTTGGTCCGGCCTCACCATCAGGAACAACGCCACAATCCATCTGCAATATGTCGAAATCGACCTCCCCATGACAGGCCTGACAATATCTGACTCAACAGCGGAGCTACGCTACACAAGCATTCGGAATGCCGCACAGGCTGGGATATACGTCAGGGAGAATGCACGGGTCACAGTTTCCTGCAGCCATATTGCCGACTGCAAAGGCATGGGTGGCATCGTTACGGAAGGCAAGGGAGCTGCCCTGTCGATCCACGGCTCGATCATCGAAAAAAACAGTCCGTTCAACATGCAGAACTTTTCCCCGCTTACGCCGGACGCTTCCGGCAATTATTGGCCCACCGGCATCAACGTGCTCGGAGACATCCTCACTGAGCCGCCGCTGTCCGAAACGCCTCAATCCGAAGCTCCGCAATCCGAAGCTCCGCAATGCGAGTAG
- a CDS encoding UPF0280 family protein — translation MKETVYLSPLRHYRQQYTRHDGEQAFQVVVEETDLHVTACSDLSAEISSYVASLRGQLKSYIMLHPEFRDSYSPVYVPDSAAEVLKRMANAAAIAGVGPMAAVAGTISQMVCENFASASPELIVENGGDVYMLSTRDRIAGLLPDPHSDATVGIVIHGNEFPVSICASSATIGHSLSLGKGELVAVRSRDGSLADACATAFCNLLKSPDAIERVTENAAALEAQGIEGVFAQCGGRIAIWGKMELAVV, via the coding sequence ATGAAAGAAACCGTCTATCTCAGTCCACTACGCCACTATCGCCAGCAGTACACCAGACATGATGGTGAACAGGCGTTTCAAGTCGTTGTGGAAGAGACAGACCTGCATGTAACCGCCTGCTCAGATCTTTCTGCCGAAATAAGCTCCTATGTCGCCTCATTGCGCGGCCAGCTCAAATCCTACATTATGCTGCACCCTGAATTCCGCGACAGCTATTCTCCGGTATACGTGCCTGATTCTGCGGCCGAAGTTCTCAAACGCATGGCGAATGCAGCCGCCATCGCCGGCGTTGGCCCCATGGCGGCTGTTGCGGGAACCATCTCCCAGATGGTGTGTGAAAACTTTGCCTCAGCAAGTCCGGAACTCATTGTCGAAAACGGCGGAGACGTTTACATGCTCTCCACACGCGACCGTATCGCCGGCCTGCTGCCCGACCCGCATAGCGATGCCACCGTAGGCATTGTCATACACGGCAATGAATTCCCTGTGAGCATCTGTGCCTCATCCGCCACCATCGGCCATTCTCTCAGTCTGGGAAAAGGTGAACTCGTCGCGGTTCGCTCCCGTGACGGCAGCCTTGCCGACGCATGCGCAACAGCCTTCTGCAATCTTTTGAAGTCACCCGATGCCATAGAGCGGGTCACTGAAAACGCCGCCGCCCTCGAAGCACAGGGCATCGAGGGCGTGTTTGCACAATGCGGCGGGCGCATCGCCATTTGGGGTAAGATGGAACTGGCAGTGGTGTAG
- a CDS encoding glycosyltransferase family 4 protein — translation MQQTTRPPVALFIKTFSRYGGVEQFCYRFNEFLISRGYPVTVFCGEDKTDEAAAGKPRTEVVEVGMWRPGRFLKHFSLFHKMKSRLAQLPKGTVSFCFGNFAGCTIYRSGGPHLDFLARSMRAQRNPLRKLSKLIVRFFSPINWLMPMLDLSVYPHPDTRCILAISNKVRQAVETHFPGTHGKIAVIPNGVNTARFNPDKFNELRHDARIWYSLHEGQKAIGFCSTNFELKGLDRLIKALTLLPPEYMLIAAGGRNHTKYIEYARSLDVHERIIFPGKVDDMPQFYAALDVFCHPSFYDTFGSVVAEALAMGVPTVTTEDVGACDLIKNGENGIVVNDPTPEELSQAILNLQQVPAGQPFNCVQDDAEVFERYLALIERAAHNRKTASAEQQG, via the coding sequence ATGCAACAAACGACGCGCCCGCCTGTGGCGCTGTTCATAAAAACCTTCTCCCGCTACGGCGGGGTGGAGCAATTCTGCTACCGCTTCAACGAATTCCTCATCAGCAGGGGCTATCCTGTCACGGTCTTCTGCGGTGAAGACAAAACCGATGAAGCCGCGGCGGGCAAACCACGCACCGAGGTCGTGGAAGTGGGCATGTGGCGCCCCGGACGTTTTCTCAAGCACTTCAGCCTGTTTCACAAAATGAAATCGCGCCTTGCCCAATTGCCAAAGGGAACGGTCTCCTTCTGCTTCGGCAATTTTGCGGGCTGCACCATATACCGTTCCGGCGGGCCGCACCTTGATTTTCTGGCCCGCAGCATGCGCGCCCAGCGCAACCCGCTACGCAAGCTTTCCAAGCTCATCGTACGTTTTTTCTCACCCATCAACTGGCTCATGCCCATGCTGGATCTTTCCGTGTATCCGCATCCGGACACGCGCTGCATTCTCGCCATTTCCAACAAGGTACGGCAGGCCGTGGAAACCCATTTTCCCGGTACCCACGGGAAGATTGCCGTCATTCCCAACGGAGTGAACACGGCGCGCTTCAACCCGGACAAGTTCAATGAGCTGCGCCATGACGCCCGCATATGGTACTCCCTGCACGAAGGACAGAAAGCCATAGGCTTCTGCTCAACCAACTTCGAACTGAAGGGACTGGACCGGCTCATCAAGGCGCTCACCCTGCTGCCCCCGGAATACATGCTTATTGCCGCAGGCGGGCGCAATCACACCAAGTACATCGAATACGCCCGTTCCCTCGACGTACACGAACGCATCATATTCCCCGGCAAGGTGGACGACATGCCCCAATTCTATGCGGCACTGGATGTCTTCTGCCACCCCTCGTTCTACGACACCTTCGGTAGCGTGGTAGCGGAAGCTCTTGCCATGGGCGTGCCCACGGTAACCACGGAAGACGTCGGCGCCTGCGACCTCATCAAAAACGGCGAGAACGGCATTGTGGTCAACGACCCCACGCCGGAGGAATTAAGTCAGGCCATTCTGAACCTACAGCAGGTTCCGGCTGGCCAGCCGTTCAACTGCGTGCAGGATGATGCGGAAGTGTTTGAACGCTATCTGGCCCTGATAGAACGGGCAGCCCACAATAGGAAAACGGCAAGCGCGGAACAGCAGGGCTGA
- the argF gene encoding ornithine carbamoyltransferase: MTKHFTRIRDLGCENAHRLIARAKEMKDTDHRSDLMAGKSAILLFEKASTRTRVSFETALHHLGAKTIFMTPAESQLGRSEPLKDTARVLSRYNDCMIVRTFGQEKIEELVRYGSIPVINALTDQGHPCQVMSDLLTIYEQNPDFSNIRVAWIGDGNNMANSWIEAAMYFPFELFMAFPAGYEPDRNMLGFALQAGAKIYCTHDPKEAIEGAHFVNTDVWASMGQEAEQARREKAFAGYMIDSNMMKYAAKGAKFMHCLPAHRGEEVSEEVFESEASIVFDQAENRLHMQKAILEWIFS; encoded by the coding sequence ATGACAAAGCATTTCACGAGAATCAGAGATCTGGGCTGTGAAAACGCGCACAGGCTGATTGCCCGCGCCAAGGAAATGAAGGATACGGACCATCGCAGCGACTTGATGGCAGGTAAATCCGCCATCCTGTTGTTCGAGAAAGCCTCAACCCGAACCAGGGTGTCTTTTGAGACGGCGCTGCATCACCTTGGCGCCAAGACCATTTTCATGACCCCTGCCGAGAGCCAGCTTGGCCGCAGCGAGCCGCTCAAGGATACCGCACGCGTGCTTTCCCGCTACAATGACTGCATGATCGTGCGCACCTTCGGGCAGGAGAAGATCGAAGAACTCGTCCGCTACGGCAGCATTCCGGTTATCAACGCCCTGACCGATCAGGGGCATCCCTGTCAGGTGATGAGCGACCTGCTCACCATCTACGAGCAGAACCCTGATTTCAGCAATATTCGTGTGGCGTGGATAGGCGACGGCAACAATATGGCAAATTCCTGGATTGAAGCCGCCATGTATTTCCCCTTCGAGTTGTTCATGGCCTTCCCTGCCGGATACGAGCCTGACAGGAACATGCTCGGATTTGCCCTGCAGGCCGGTGCCAAGATTTACTGCACCCATGATCCCAAAGAGGCCATTGAAGGTGCTCACTTCGTGAATACCGATGTGTGGGCATCCATGGGACAGGAAGCTGAACAGGCCCGTCGTGAAAAGGCTTTTGCCGGCTACATGATAGACAGCAATATGATGAAGTACGCTGCCAAGGGCGCCAAGTTCATGCACTGCCTGCCCGCACACCGCGGCGAGGAAGTGAGCGAGGAAGTCTTTGAGAGCGAAGCATCCATAGTTTTCGATCAGGCGGAAAACCGTCTGCACATGCAGAAAGCCATTCTCGAATGGATTTTCTCATAG
- a CDS encoding LPP20 family lipoprotein, with amino-acid sequence MRYLTPIISLLCTLCLFSPALGNPMQEAMGSSGYIDWQNMRAIGSGMGVVPANASQAQARFLGTRAAAVDARRNLLEVVKGVRIDSTTVVNNYLVQNDVIASQVQGFVQGAQVENTWITNDGIYHATVSLPLTGAFGKMLMVTLGTPPPRDGMGEQDLPPATRQRIGELERRIDILMSQMEALRAALDKQETRISGVESAISGQGTTLSEMRKQLDSPARPQQSPPLPSYSGLVVDARGSGFTPCLRPELHGPDGLIFPSQTLNRQVAAAEGFVRYMDSIPAAQRLQRVGNLPLTIKATGTVSGTPSALTVSENDAATLHSLLTGENNMLDTCRIVIVF; translated from the coding sequence ATGCGATACCTGACTCCCATCATTAGCTTGTTATGCACGCTTTGCCTGTTCTCGCCTGCGCTGGGCAACCCCATGCAGGAAGCCATGGGCTCTTCCGGTTACATAGACTGGCAGAATATGCGCGCCATAGGCTCAGGCATGGGTGTTGTTCCCGCCAATGCAAGTCAGGCCCAGGCCCGTTTTCTGGGCACGCGGGCAGCTGCGGTGGACGCCCGCCGCAACCTGCTGGAAGTGGTGAAGGGAGTGCGCATCGACTCCACCACGGTGGTGAACAACTACCTTGTGCAGAACGATGTCATCGCCTCGCAGGTACAAGGGTTCGTACAGGGCGCGCAGGTAGAGAACACGTGGATCACCAATGACGGCATATACCACGCCACCGTCTCCCTCCCGCTGACCGGCGCCTTTGGCAAGATGCTCATGGTAACGCTGGGCACACCTCCCCCCAGAGACGGCATGGGAGAACAAGACCTTCCCCCGGCCACACGCCAACGCATAGGCGAACTGGAACGCCGGATTGATATTCTCATGTCACAGATGGAGGCTCTTCGTGCGGCACTGGATAAACAGGAAACGCGCATCTCCGGCGTGGAGTCCGCAATCAGCGGACAGGGCACCACGCTCTCCGAGATGAGGAAACAACTGGATTCACCGGCACGCCCCCAACAATCCCCCCCCCTTCCCTCCTACTCCGGACTGGTGGTGGATGCCAGAGGCTCCGGCTTCACCCCCTGCCTGCGCCCTGAACTGCACGGTCCGGACGGCCTCATCTTTCCTTCCCAGACCCTCAACAGACAAGTCGCAGCGGCTGAAGGATTTGTCCGCTACATGGACAGCATCCCCGCAGCCCAACGACTGCAACGGGTGGGCAATCTGCCGCTCACCATCAAGGCTACAGGCACCGTTTCCGGCACCCCTTCGGCGCTCACCGTATCTGAAAACGATGCCGCCACGCTCCACAGCTTGCTTACCGGAGAGAACAACATGCTGGATACCTGCCGCATCGTGATTGTTTTCTGA